GCGCGTGCAGGCGCAGACGGCCGCGCTGCTGGAACAGTCCCGCGAAGCCGCTACGTTGGAGGAGCGCACCCGGCTGGCGCGCGATATTCATGACACGTTGGCGCAAGGGTTGACCGGCATCGTGGTGCAATTGGGCGCTGCGCAGAGGGCGCAGGCGATCGCCGATCCGCAGGCGGCCGAGCATCTCGATCTGGCGCAGCGCATGGCCCGTGAAGCCCTGGCCGAGGCGCGGCGCTCGGTCTGGAACCTGCGCGCGGCGGCCCTGGAGCGCGGCGATTTGAGCGACGCGCTGGCTGGCCTGGTGACGCGTGCGCACTCGCCTACCATCGCCATGCGCTTCGAACAGCATGGTGAGCCGTGGCCGCTGCTGCCGGCCGTCGAATCGGCGCTGTTGCGCGTGTGCCAGGAGGCGCTGGCCAACGTCAGCCGTCATGCTGACGCCAGCGCCGCGCTGGTCACGCTTGACTTTCAGCCGGAGGCAATTCAACTGTCCATCGAGGACAACGGCGCCGGGTTTGGCGATGACGTGCTCGGCGCGCCGCCGGCGCCTGGTCCCTGGGGCGGCTTTGGCCTGCTCGGCATGCGTGAGCGCATCGGCCAGTTGGGCGGCAAGCTCATCCTGCGCAATCGGGACGGCGCGCAGGTTATCGCCCGCGTGCCGCGTGACCGCAGCAGCGTGGAACTGCGAGGAAGAGAAACGATGAGGGAAAAACCATGATTCGTGTACTGGTGGTGGACGATCATCCGGTGGTCAGGCACGGCCTGGTGTCCATTCTCAAGTTCGAAAAGGACATGGAACTGGTCGGCGATGCGGCCGACGGGCCGGAGGCGGTGCGCCTGATTCTGGAGCGACGGCCCGATGTGGTACTGCTCGATCTGCGCCTGCCGACGTTTAGCGGCATCGAAGTGATGCGCCAGGTGCGCGGCCGGATGCCGGCGGTGCGCTTCCTGGTGTTGACCACCTATGACACCGATGAATACATCGGCCCGGCGCTGGCGGCCGGTGCGCAGGGGTATCTGCTGAAGGATGCCATGCCTGACGATCTGGCGCGGGGCGTGCGTGCGGTCATGCAGGGCGGCGCCGCGCTGGAGCCGCAGGTCGCCGCACGCCTGCTGGAGCGGATGAGCGGTGCGGAAAGCGATGAGGAGTTGTCGGCGCGCGAACTGGACGTGCTGCGCTTGCTGGTGTCTGGCGCCAGCAACAAGGCCATCGCCGCGCAGCTCAACCTTTCTGAAAACACGATCAAGACCCACCTCAGCCACATCTTTGGCAAGTTGGGTGTGCAGAGCCGGGCCGAAGCGGTGGCGACCGCCCTGCGCCGGCGCCTGGTGCCGCTCAACGACGAGCGCCAGGCGCGCGGGAGCGCGGTGTAACAGGCGCGGTGCAGGCGTCCCATGTGGCCCTTCGACTCCTTTGGCTGACCGCCCCCGCATCCAGACAGCGCTAGGCGCGCACGGCCCGTGCAAAGGCTTCGGCCGCCCACTGATTGATGCTTTTGCCCGCTTTGCCAGCAGCCTTTGCGATGGTATAATGGGCCGCGACAGGATTCCTGTCACAGATACGGGACGGAGATGATTTGTCTTGCGCTGGCGCCCACAGCTCGTCCCAACCATGGCGAGTTTTGGCATGAAACGGATTGTCGGTACGATCATTGCCCCACGCCTGCGCGGGCGCGGCGGCTGGAGTATTCTCTGGTTGGTCATCCTGCTCGGCGCGGGTGGGTGGAGCATCGCGCGCGCGACGCCAGGCGGGGTGGGCAACGCGCTGACGGTGACCGTCCTCAGCCCCAACGGCGGCGAGGCCTGGGCCGGCGGCCAGGTTCAGCAGATCACTTGGACCACAACCGGCGTTGTCACGGCCACCAACCCCATCACCCTGCTCGTTTCCTGGAACGGCGGTAACAGCTACACGCCCATCGCAACGAATCTGGCCGACGTAGGGGTCTATCCGTGGACTGTCCCTGCGCAGAATGCCGCGGACGCCCGTATCAAGGTTGTGGTGGTGGAGCAGGATGGCGCCAGCGCCAGCGACGAGAGCGATGGCCCCTTCATCGTGGATAGCCAGATTCAGGTGCCAGGCGGGCTGAGCGCCTCTCCTTACCAGACCTGGACTCGCACTAACGTCTTCACCCTGACCTGGACGAACCCGCCCGATCTTTCAGGAATCGTGGGCGCTTACTATAAATGGAACACGGAACCGCAGGGACCGACCGACGGCGTCTACGTCGCCACCACCCTGCCGATCATTACGGGGTTGGTTGCCCCAGGCGACGGCAAACACAGCATCTACCTGTGGCTCAAGGACCGCGCCGGCAACCTGAACGCGGCGCAGCGCAACGCCCTCTTCAGCGCCTTCTGGTATGACGGCAGCGCACCGACCAGCAGCGTGGAGTTGAGCGGTATCGCCGGCAACAACGGCTGGTATCGCAGCGGCGTTGATGCCAGCCTGAGCGCACTCGACCCGGATCCTGGCTCTGGCGTGCAGGCCATTTATCATCAGTTGAACAATCAGCCGGTGCAAACCAGCACCAGCTTTAGCATTGCCGCCTCCGGCATCTACGAGTTGCGTTATGCGGCCCTTGACCGCGCGGGCAATCGTGAAGTGACCCGCACACTCAACATTCGCATTGACAATCTGGCGCCGACCAGTCATGCCACGATCAACGGCACGCCTGGGGATGGCGGCTGGTATTTGCAGCCGATCACGGTCCAACTGACAGCCGCCGATGACTTGAGCGGCGTGACCGGCATCCGTTATCGCATTGACAGCGGCGCCTGGTTCACCGGCACCGAGATCATGCTTGACAGCGATGGCGACCATCGCCTGGAATTTCAGGCTGTGGACGAGGCCGGCAATGTGGAGGCCATCCAAACGTTGCGCCTGCCGCTCGATCAAACCGCACCGTCCACCGCGTATCAGCCGGACCCCAGCAGCATCGTTGGCGACAACGGCTGGTACCGCTCCTTCATCACCATCACCCTGATCCCTCTTGATCTCGGCTCCGGTATCGCCAACACCTACTACCGCATTGATGGCGGCGCCTGGCAAGCCGGCACGCACCTGGTGCTCAACCAGGAGGGCGAACACACGATCGAGTTCTACTCCGTGGATGTGGCCGGCAATGTGGAGATACCTTTTCCGGTTGCGCTGAAGATTGACACGCAGGCGCCCCCCACACCGGCGCCCCCACAGACTGCGCCCTTGTCCTGGACCAACCTGAATAGCTTCGATTTCATCTGGAGCAGGCCCAACGATCGCTCCGGCATCGCCGGCGCCTATTACCGGCTGGGCACACCGCCGACCTTCAACCAGGATGGCACTTTCACCGACATCCAGGTGGTAGACAACATTGCCCTGCCGGCCGAAGGCAGTTACGACTTGTACCTTTGGCTGCGTGACGGCGCCGGTAACGTTGATTATCGCCGGGCAGTGTACGTGGCCAATGCCTTTCGCTATGACACCACCCCGCCCACCACGCAGGCCGAGTTGACCGGCGCCCTGGGCGAGAACAACTGGTACGTCGGCCCGGTCACCGTGTCATTGACAGCCGCTGATGCCCTGGCCGGCGTGGGTAGTACGCTCTTTCGTGTGGACACCCGCGCCTGGCAGACCGGCACCATCGCGCTGATTAGCGGGGCAGATAAGCACACCCTGACCTATTTCTCCACCGATTTGGCCAACAACGTGGAACCCCCGCATGTTCAGACCGTGCGCATTGATCCTGACGCGCCAGGTCCGCCGCAGCAAGTGTCCGTTAGCCCGAGCGGCTGGAGCCATGTCAATAGTTTCGCCGTGGCCTGGACCAGCCCGCTCGACCTATCGGGCGTGGCCGGTATCCACTACAAGTTCGACCAGGCGCCCGTCGGGCCGTACGATGGCGCGTATCTGCCTGGGGTCAGCTTTGCCAGCGGTCTGCAGGTAGAAGGCGAAGGCCAACACACGTTGTATCTCTGGCTGCAGGACTTCGCCGGCAATGTGGATCACAACCAACATATCCGCCTGCTCAACGCCGCGCGCTACGACGCCACCGCTCCGCTGACGACCTTTCGCGCCAGCGGCACTGCCGGCAGCAACGGATGGTACAGCAGTCCGGTGGAAGTGACGCTGACGCCATCCGACGCGGGGTCTGGTGTCGCGTCGACGCGCTATCGCATCAACAGCGGCGCCTGGATCACCGGCACCCAGTTCACCCTGGGCTATGACGGTCAGCACCTCATCGAGTATCACTCGTCCGATGTGGCAGGCAACAACGAGACAGTGCAACTGCGCACCATGAACATAGATGCGACCGCGCCCAGCGCGCGCATCGAAGGCCTGGCGCCCTTCCAGGTGACACCGGTCTTTACCCTGCGTTGGAGCGGCCGCGACCAGCCTGGCTCTGGCGTGACCGGCTATGATGTGCAGACCCGGGCCGGGCGCAGCGGAACCTGGCGAACGATTGCCACCAACGCCCAATTCACCTCCATTCAAGTAACCGGTCAGATCGGGCAAACCACCTATGTGCGCGTGCGGGCGCGCGATGCGGCCGGCAACGTGGGCGCGTACAGCGGCGGTAACGGCGATAGCGCCACCTACATCAACGGTGTCACCAATGGCGAGTTCGAGACCGGCAGTTTCAGTGGCTGGTCCAGCGGCGGCGCCATGCCCACCAGCCTGGCGCCACCGCCAGCACCACCGCCCACCGGCGCCGGCGCGTACAGCGCCTTGCTGGGGAGTCCCGCCTATGGCCATGGCTATCCCAACCCGGTGGTGCCTGTTGGCAGCGCCGCGGTGAGCCAAACGGTCACTGTCCCGCTGATATCCGAATGGCCGCTCATGCGTCTTTCATTTTGGTACCGGGTTTTCACCTATGACGTGGTGTATCACCCGGGTCGCCAGAAACACTACGATTCGTTCGAGGTCTACGTCCTGAGCAGCACCGGCGTAACCATAACCAGACTGCTACAGGACGGCAACACCGACCTGAGTCTGGTGGGGCCGGACAAACCGGTGATAGACCTGGGGTGGAAATTGGTCAGTTTTGACCTAAGCCTCTACGCCGGGCAGACGATCAGGCTGTGGTTTGGCAACTTCAACCGGCAAGATGGCTATTACAACACCTACACCTACCTGGACAGCGTCAGAATTACGACCCCCGTGCGGCGCACCCTGTACCTGCCGCAGGTAAGGTGAGGACAGAACTCCCGCCTTCCACACACCTGATCTCTGGTCTCTGATCCCTGATCTCTCTTTGGAGAATGGTGATGGCCGTATCATCGGCAGACCTTGAACAACTGCACGCCCAGGGTATGGAACATTACCAGCGCCGCGAATGGCGGCTGGCGCTGGAGTATTTCACGCGCCTGAAAAAAACGCAGCCGACACGTCAGGGCCTGGATGAGCTGTTGGACGAAGTGCGCTGGTTTCTCCAGCTTGAATCCATGGAATCGGGTGCAACCACCAGCAGTGCCGCCGAAGCAGTTCCCGCCAGTAAACCACCTAGCGCTGCGCTGGCCGCGCAGCGGCGCTGGCTTCTGATCGCACTCGCCGCGGCGGCCCTGGTTCTATTGGTTGCCTTTTTCATTCCCGGCGGCTTACGTGAACGCTGGTTCAACGGCGAGCAGCAGCAGATGGCTGAGCTGTACAATCGAGGCATCGCACTGCTCAGCGCGGGCGACTACGATGGCGCGATCCGTGATTTCGAGGCCATTTTGCAGATGGAGCCGGGCAACCTGGAGGCGCAGGCCGAACACGATCGCGCGACGCGCCTGCGCACCCTGGCGCAACTGGCCGCGCAGGCCAAAACCGCGATTGCAGACGAACAATGGGATGCCGCGGCGGGTTTCCTCGAGCAATTGCTGGCCCTCGATCCCACCTATTCAGCCGACGCACAGAGCCTGATGACCCAGGTCGAACGCCAGCAAACTCTCCTGGGCTTCTACAACGCCGGGCAGCGCTTCTACGACCAGGGCCAATGCCCGGAGGCCCTCGCGCAGTTCGAGCAAGTGCGCGCGCTCGATGACACGTTCCGCGCCGAAGGCGTGCAGGAATACCTCTTCAACTGCTACCTGAACGAAGGGCGCACGCGCATCGGCGTCGCGGGTACCTCCGAAGATAACATCAAGACCGCCATCGAGAGCTTTGGGCGCGCACTCAGCCTGCGCCCCAAGAATGTGCAGGCCACCGAAGAGCGTCAACTAGCCAGTTATTACCTGGATGGCGTCCGTTCCTACAACGTGGGCGATTGGAATCAGGCCGAAGGGCGCCTGCGCACAGTCTACGACACCCGCAACACCTACGCCGGCGGGCAAACGGCCCAGTTGCTCTACCTGATCTATCTGCGGCGAGCCGATCAGTCCATGGCCCTCACTCAGTATGTCGCGGCCCTGGAAGATTACCGCCGCGCCCTGTCCCTGGAAATCAAAGACAAGACCACGGCCCAGGCCGGAGAAAATGCGGCCCTGCAGGCGCTCGCCACCGCCACCCCCACCGTCACCCCAACCCGCACCCCAACCCGCACGCCGACGGCCACACGCACCAGTACGCTCACGCCGATTCCGCCCACCAGGACGCCGCTGCCCACCGTGCCGGCCACCAATACACCGGCGCCTCCTCCCACCGAGACGCCAGCGCCCCCCACGGCGACCCCCATCCCCCCCACCGATACCCCCATCCCTCCCACGCCCACCCCCATTCGGTGAACATCTGATCGAACATGCTGACACACCGTGGCGCACACTGGCGCTCGGTACACTCATTTTTTTCTTGCCCCTGCTGTGGATCCTCAACCCGCAGGCGCCGGCGACCGCTTGGCAACCGGCCGGCCTGCTTGGGCGCAACGTGGAGCATGTGGCCACCGGCTTTGCCGATGGGATTTTCTTCTACTACGCCTGGACTCCCACCGATGGGTTGATGCAGGCGAGCGCCAGTTCACCCAGCAGTGACAGCGGGCGCAGCGTCTGGCGTCCCATTGACGATAACTTGCCCGGGCACGGCATCTGGGGAGCGCCCGTCGTCCGCCGCCTCGCAGTGGATACCCGCAACGGCCGCCATCTTCTCGTCACCCTTGCGGCCGGCAGTCAATCTGGCCTGTACGGCTCGAACGATGGCGGCGCCACCTGGCAACTGACGCGCAGCTTTGCCGGCAGCGAACAGGACCCGGCCCTGGCCGTCGGTCCGGCAGGAATCGTCTATCTGGCCGACAATCAGCGCCTGCTCTGGAACCTGGATACCGGCCGCATCTGGCAGCAGACAGCGGCCTGGCGTGCAGAGGTCGGAACGGCTGCCACCATCCTGGTCAGCGCGGACCGGGCCGGCGACGTTTCCGACCGTCTCCTGCTGTCCCAGGTGTTCGTGGGCACCAGCGACGGCTACGTTTTGCGCCTGGCGTCGCCGCTGGCCGAGCGATGGGAGGAAAGTCGCCTGCTGGCGCACGGCGCTGTGACCCTGCTGGCGCAGGCGCCTTCGCAGCCGGCGCGGCTGTATGCCTGGAGCGAGGGCGCCCTGTTCGTCAGCACAGACGCCGGCGCCACCTGGACAACCCTTCCCCAAACGATGGCGACTGCACAGGCCCACGCGTTGGTCGTCGCGGCCGCGGATCCAGCCACGCTTTACCTGGCACAAACGGACGCAGGCGTTTGCGTCAGCCATGATGGCGGCCTCACCTGGCAAGCGCTGGATAACGACCGCCACCCGACCCGTGTGCATAGCCTGACCCTGGACCGACGCCAGGGCAGTCAACTGCTGGCTGCCACCGATCAAGGCATCTGGCGCTATCCAACGACCCGCTGAGTTGATTTTGCGGCAAACCATGGCGACAAAAACGATCGTTCGTTCATCTCAATCTTCAGGACTGGCCGGAGCCTACCGCCAGGAACGGCTCATCAGCGTACCGGTGCGCTGGTTGCTGCTGATCGTGGGCACGCTGATCGTCCTGACCGCCAATGTGACGCCCTTTGGCGGCGGCCTGTCGCTGGCCTGGCTCCTCTACGCGCTGGTCGTGCTGCTGTCAACCATCCTCACCTGGCTGATCGAGGTGCGCCCTCTCGGCTGGCTCCTCTGGCTGGGCTTCGGGGCCGATGTCGCCTTCGTCAGCCACCTGATCACCATCAGCGGCGGCGTGAGCAGCCCACTCTATTTGATCTACGGTTTACTGGCGCTCAAGGCGGTGTTACTGGCGCCCACGCTGCGCCAGCAAATTGCCTGGCTGCCCTTTCTGCTCGGTCCCCTCTACATCCTCATCCTGTGGTATCACCACGGCAGCCTGGGCTTCCTGCGCGAGCGCGACTTCCTGCTGCGCTATGCCCTGCTGGGAGGCTGGATCGCCGTCGGCGCCCTGGCCACCTGGACATTGGCACGTTGGCAACAAACGGCGCGCAGCCTTGACGCGGCCCTGGCCCGCCAAGAGAGCGACCTGGCGCAGAAAACCAACGTCCTGCAACGCACTGCTACCGACCTGGGCAAACGCGTGCTGGAACTGCGCACCCTGCAAGAGGTCATGAAATCGCTGACCTCCACCCTGCGCCTGGAAGAAGTGCTGCAGGTGATCGTGGGGCGCCTGGCCAATTTGCTCGGCGCCAGTCATTGCGCCGTGGCCGTGCTCGACCCGGAGGGCCGGCGCCTGCTCGGCAGCATCGCCACCGAGGGCGGTCAAGCCACGGCCGAGCCGTTCGTCATCCTGCTGGCTGATGAGCCGGCCACCGCCGCGGCGTTGTCCGACGAACAGCCAGTCATGCTCAGCGATACCGCCGACAGCCGGTCGGCCGGTCAGCAGCAGTTATTCCAGCGCTGGGGCATGCGCTCCTGCCTGGTGATTCCGCTGCTGGCACG
The Candidatus Amarolinea dominans DNA segment above includes these coding regions:
- a CDS encoding sensor histidine kinase; the encoded protein is MPNEDINEDDLPLLLDERQRRGALVLRTLPILSIPVVASIITWLLLRVTLLGLAPPDNVPRVTAATPLTLIVVAVIFLSSLIILVRLGRPTLSALALIGAWTLAVTVASLRFGVVTYFPALLILPICAAGLLIDATASISLAGLATVMIISLAWLENNGLVAPTPTLPAFMQENLPVLAAGFWGGLFWAVAGLTSLLAGGLQRALRQARTQTEALSQLSNELESRVQAQTAALLEQSREAATLEERTRLARDIHDTLAQGLTGIVVQLGAAQRAQAIADPQAAEHLDLAQRMAREALAEARRSVWNLRAAALERGDLSDALAGLVTRAHSPTIAMRFEQHGEPWPLLPAVESALLRVCQEALANVSRHADASAALVTLDFQPEAIQLSIEDNGAGFGDDVLGAPPAPGPWGGFGLLGMRERIGQLGGKLILRNRDGAQVIARVPRDRSSVELRGRETMREKP
- a CDS encoding response regulator transcription factor encodes the protein MIRVLVVDDHPVVRHGLVSILKFEKDMELVGDAADGPEAVRLILERRPDVVLLDLRLPTFSGIEVMRQVRGRMPAVRFLVLTTYDTDEYIGPALAAGAQGYLLKDAMPDDLARGVRAVMQGGAALEPQVAARLLERMSGAESDEELSARELDVLRLLVSGASNKAIAAQLNLSENTIKTHLSHIFGKLGVQSRAEAVATALRRRLVPLNDERQARGSAV
- a CDS encoding fibronectin type III domain-containing protein, which encodes MKRIVGTIIAPRLRGRGGWSILWLVILLGAGGWSIARATPGGVGNALTVTVLSPNGGEAWAGGQVQQITWTTTGVVTATNPITLLVSWNGGNSYTPIATNLADVGVYPWTVPAQNAADARIKVVVVEQDGASASDESDGPFIVDSQIQVPGGLSASPYQTWTRTNVFTLTWTNPPDLSGIVGAYYKWNTEPQGPTDGVYVATTLPIITGLVAPGDGKHSIYLWLKDRAGNLNAAQRNALFSAFWYDGSAPTSSVELSGIAGNNGWYRSGVDASLSALDPDPGSGVQAIYHQLNNQPVQTSTSFSIAASGIYELRYAALDRAGNREVTRTLNIRIDNLAPTSHATINGTPGDGGWYLQPITVQLTAADDLSGVTGIRYRIDSGAWFTGTEIMLDSDGDHRLEFQAVDEAGNVEAIQTLRLPLDQTAPSTAYQPDPSSIVGDNGWYRSFITITLIPLDLGSGIANTYYRIDGGAWQAGTHLVLNQEGEHTIEFYSVDVAGNVEIPFPVALKIDTQAPPTPAPPQTAPLSWTNLNSFDFIWSRPNDRSGIAGAYYRLGTPPTFNQDGTFTDIQVVDNIALPAEGSYDLYLWLRDGAGNVDYRRAVYVANAFRYDTTPPTTQAELTGALGENNWYVGPVTVSLTAADALAGVGSTLFRVDTRAWQTGTIALISGADKHTLTYFSTDLANNVEPPHVQTVRIDPDAPGPPQQVSVSPSGWSHVNSFAVAWTSPLDLSGVAGIHYKFDQAPVGPYDGAYLPGVSFASGLQVEGEGQHTLYLWLQDFAGNVDHNQHIRLLNAARYDATAPLTTFRASGTAGSNGWYSSPVEVTLTPSDAGSGVASTRYRINSGAWITGTQFTLGYDGQHLIEYHSSDVAGNNETVQLRTMNIDATAPSARIEGLAPFQVTPVFTLRWSGRDQPGSGVTGYDVQTRAGRSGTWRTIATNAQFTSIQVTGQIGQTTYVRVRARDAAGNVGAYSGGNGDSATYINGVTNGEFETGSFSGWSSGGAMPTSLAPPPAPPPTGAGAYSALLGSPAYGHGYPNPVVPVGSAAVSQTVTVPLISEWPLMRLSFWYRVFTYDVVYHPGRQKHYDSFEVYVLSSTGVTITRLLQDGNTDLSLVGPDKPVIDLGWKLVSFDLSLYAGQTIRLWFGNFNRQDGYYNTYTYLDSVRITTPVRRTLYLPQVR
- a CDS encoding tetratricopeptide repeat protein — translated: MAVSSADLEQLHAQGMEHYQRREWRLALEYFTRLKKTQPTRQGLDELLDEVRWFLQLESMESGATTSSAAEAVPASKPPSAALAAQRRWLLIALAAAALVLLVAFFIPGGLRERWFNGEQQQMAELYNRGIALLSAGDYDGAIRDFEAILQMEPGNLEAQAEHDRATRLRTLAQLAAQAKTAIADEQWDAAAGFLEQLLALDPTYSADAQSLMTQVERQQTLLGFYNAGQRFYDQGQCPEALAQFEQVRALDDTFRAEGVQEYLFNCYLNEGRTRIGVAGTSEDNIKTAIESFGRALSLRPKNVQATEERQLASYYLDGVRSYNVGDWNQAEGRLRTVYDTRNTYAGGQTAQLLYLIYLRRADQSMALTQYVAALEDYRRALSLEIKDKTTAQAGENAALQALATATPTVTPTRTPTRTPTATRTSTLTPIPPTRTPLPTVPATNTPAPPPTETPAPPTATPIPPTDTPIPPTPTPIR